From a single Erpetoichthys calabaricus chromosome 1, fErpCal1.3, whole genome shotgun sequence genomic region:
- the rnf183 gene encoding E3 ubiquitin-protein ligase RNF183 isoform X2 has translation MHSAEELPGCIMTTPEKQQEEEEEVEYGRGNEEENCGTPVEELTFKELSCMDSQVEELSSKELSCTDDEKYANKPVDGNTESMYDTSDTECVICFCSYDNVFKAPKVLTCNHTFCLECLARINVSHEKGTTLVCPVCRLETQLPGANGLPTLQNNQEIFRQLPPDMQDAMSVRFNRKKGRLWVKRKVDPASFIKPVKVNSVSLSLDVGRPPSQVRSRTMRVLRSNWCYCLAIFIFSLVAVMLVFAGIYIFVVMPGFTGSSGNENNNNSTAWTPHKNNSRSCGNIDCN, from the exons ATGCACTCAGCAGAGGAGCTTCCAGGTTGCATTATGACAACACCAgagaagcagcaggaggaggaggaagaggtggaatatgggagaggaaatgaggaagAAAACTGTGGTACACCGGTTGAGGAACTCACTTTCAAAGAACTAAGCTGTATGGATTCACAG GTTGAAGAGCTCTCCTCCAAAGAATTAAGCTGTACGGACGATGAAAAGTATGCCAATAAACCCGTCGATGGTAACACTGAAAGCATGTACGATACTTCCGACACGGAATGTGTCATCTGCTTCTGTTCCTATGATAATGTCTTCAAAGCTCCAAAGGTTTTAACTTGCAATCACACTTTCTGCCTGGAATGCCTAGCTCGAATCAACGTATCTCATGAAAAAGGCACTACTTTGGTCTGTCCTGTATGTCGCCTAGAAACCCAGCTACCAGGAGCAAATGGTCTACCAACTCTACAGAACAACCAGGAAATCTTCAGGCAGCTGCCTCCAGATATGCAGGATGCTATGTCAGTTCGATTTAACCGAAAAAAAGGACGGCTGTGGGTAAAGAGGAAGGTGGACCCAGCTTCATTTATTAAACCTGTTAAGGTCAACAGCGTCAGCCTCTCACTTGATGTTGGCCGGCCACCTTCTCAGGTCAGAAGCAGGACAATGAGGGTGCTGAGATCAAACTGGTGTTATTGTTtagccatttttattttctcccttGTTGCAGTGATGCTGGTGTTTGCTGGTATCTACATCTTTGTAGTCATGCCAGGTTTCACAGGTTCTAGCGgcaatgaaaacaacaacaactccaCAGCATGGACACCACATAAAAATAACAGTAGATCCTGTGGCAACATTGATTGTAATTAG
- the rnf183 gene encoding E3 ubiquitin-protein ligase RNF183 isoform X1 — protein MHSAEELPGCIMTTPEKQQEEEEEVEYGRGNEEENCGTPVEELTFKELSCMDSQVEELSSKELSCMDAQVEELSSKELSCTDDEKYANKPVDGNTESMYDTSDTECVICFCSYDNVFKAPKVLTCNHTFCLECLARINVSHEKGTTLVCPVCRLETQLPGANGLPTLQNNQEIFRQLPPDMQDAMSVRFNRKKGRLWVKRKVDPASFIKPVKVNSVSLSLDVGRPPSQVRSRTMRVLRSNWCYCLAIFIFSLVAVMLVFAGIYIFVVMPGFTGSSGNENNNNSTAWTPHKNNSRSCGNIDCN, from the coding sequence ATGCACTCAGCAGAGGAGCTTCCAGGTTGCATTATGACAACACCAgagaagcagcaggaggaggaggaagaggtggaatatgggagaggaaatgaggaagAAAACTGTGGTACACCGGTTGAGGAACTCACTTTCAAAGAACTAAGCTGTATGGATTCACAGGTTGAAGAGCTCTCCTCCAAAGAACTAAGCTGTATGGATGCACAGGTTGAAGAGCTCTCCTCCAAAGAATTAAGCTGTACGGACGATGAAAAGTATGCCAATAAACCCGTCGATGGTAACACTGAAAGCATGTACGATACTTCCGACACGGAATGTGTCATCTGCTTCTGTTCCTATGATAATGTCTTCAAAGCTCCAAAGGTTTTAACTTGCAATCACACTTTCTGCCTGGAATGCCTAGCTCGAATCAACGTATCTCATGAAAAAGGCACTACTTTGGTCTGTCCTGTATGTCGCCTAGAAACCCAGCTACCAGGAGCAAATGGTCTACCAACTCTACAGAACAACCAGGAAATCTTCAGGCAGCTGCCTCCAGATATGCAGGATGCTATGTCAGTTCGATTTAACCGAAAAAAAGGACGGCTGTGGGTAAAGAGGAAGGTGGACCCAGCTTCATTTATTAAACCTGTTAAGGTCAACAGCGTCAGCCTCTCACTTGATGTTGGCCGGCCACCTTCTCAGGTCAGAAGCAGGACAATGAGGGTGCTGAGATCAAACTGGTGTTATTGTTtagccatttttattttctcccttGTTGCAGTGATGCTGGTGTTTGCTGGTATCTACATCTTTGTAGTCATGCCAGGTTTCACAGGTTCTAGCGgcaatgaaaacaacaacaactccaCAGCATGGACACCACATAAAAATAACAGTAGATCCTGTGGCAACATTGATTGTAATTAG